The following is a genomic window from Miltoncostaea oceani.
ATCAGGTCCAGCAGCCCGAGCGCCACCACCGCGACCGCCGCCCCGATGACTGCGGCGATCAGCCCGATCCGCACCAGGTCCGGTGTCGCGGTGAAGTCACCCTGCGCCCGCTCGGGACCGTCGGTCGCCCGCAGGTCGGGAATCGCGACGCCGTCATCGGGAAGCGGGCGCGGGCGGGCCATCGCGGCACTATAGATCGTATTGCGATATTTCTTTCGCGACCTGTCCGCCGGTCCCCGGACGCAGGGACGCTCAGGCGGCGTCCTCGGGATCCTCGCGGACCACCCGTCCGAGGGCCTGCCCGCCCGACTCCTCGCGCACCACCCGGCCCAGCCGTTTCGTGGTGGGCTCGAGCGGGTCGGGAAGCACCCGGCCACGGGCGGCGGGCCGCTCCGCGGGATCGCCGCGGACCACGCGGCCGATGACGTCCACGTCCTGGCCGGGGTCGGGGTGCCCAGCCGGGATGCGGCGGTCCCCGCGGGCGTCGTCGTCGTCGGTCATCGCTCCTCCTCGAAGCTTCGCCGAGAATAGATCGTAATACGATGTTGCGGTGGCGGCAAGGGAGGGCAGGCGCGCGACGGCGCTCGCCTCCAGGGATTCGGACCTCTGGATCGCGGCGCGCAGGCCACGGCCGACCCGCGCGGTCGGTCGAAGCCGCGATCGGGCCAACGGACGATGGGCCGTGTCGGGCTCGAACCGACGACCTTGGGATTAAAAGTAGCCGCGGTCCGTCTCTGGCCGTCTCGTGGCGCCTCGGGCACCGCGGTTCCCTGCGGCGTTTCGTGGTCGCGGGTCGCCCGGCCCTCTCGGGCCGTCTCTGCCCGTCTCGTTCCCACCCTGTTCCCACCTCGGCGGGCCGATGAGTGCGCTGGAGCTGGTGCCAACCCCGCGCGATCCTGCTCTCCGCGCCCTCCTGGAGCGAGGTCTCGCCCAGGCGCACGCCCGCGAGGCGGCGGCGCCCCCGGAGGCGGCGCCTGAGCAGGTAGAACCCGCTTCCAAGCCCACGGTCCGGCCTATCCCGCGCACGCTCGGCCTCGCCTCCGACCGGGCGTGCGTCGAATCCAACCTCGCCCGCAAAGGGCTCTGGCGTTCGGGCACGACCAGCGGCGGGGAGCTCGTGCGCCTCCTCGATGCCACCGACCAGCTCGGGACCGTCCAGCGCGTCGACGCCGGGCCTCCCCTCGGCGCTCTCGCGTTCGACGTCGTTGTCTGGGCTTGCAGCCGCTGGCGTGAACTCGGGCAGGCCGGTGAGCGTCACGTTCCCTTCACTCTCGAGGTCATGGCCACCAACCTCGGCTGGCGGAAGGGCGGCGGTGCCTCCGCTGAGCTTGCGCGGGTGCTCGACACCCTGCGCGGCGCAACCTTCCGGGCACGGGTCTACAACGCCCGCCTGCAGGAGACGCGGATCGACACCTTCGGCCTCATCGACCGCTGGGAGCGCGGCGAGCCGGACCGTTCCGGACGACCGGCCCGCGCCGGCTTCCTGGTCCTCGGCGACTGGCTGCACGAGCAGCTCGCGCGCAAGCACGTCACCTTCGTGAACTGGTCAGAGCTCCGC
Proteins encoded in this region:
- a CDS encoding replication initiator protein A, giving the protein MPTPRDPALRALLERGLAQAHAREAAAPPEAAPEQVEPASKPTVRPIPRTLGLASDRACVESNLARKGLWRSGTTSGGELVRLLDATDQLGTVQRVDAGPPLGALAFDVVVWACSRWRELGQAGERHVPFTLEVMATNLGWRKGGGASAELARVLDTLRGATFRARVYNARLQETRIDTFGLIDRWERGEPDRSGRPARAGFLVLGDWLHEQLARKHVTFVNWSELRALSSGTARRLLVYLEAERFTGPTWRRTIDDTLLTTLGIVAAKPCHQRATLRRAAIEVTRAENRYLSVGVEPGNQRGVHVLNARRRNSAADR